A DNA window from Sulfitobacter sp. BSw21498 contains the following coding sequences:
- the cimA gene encoding citramalate synthase has protein sequence MTLERLYLYDTTLRDGQQTQGVQFSTAEKVIIATALDTLGVDYIEGGWPGANPTDSAFFDAAPTTRARMTAFGMTKRNGMSAQNDDVLAAVMNAGTDTVCLVGKTHDFHVSAALGITLEENTENIAKSIAHLVAQGREALFDAEHFFDGYRANPDYALTAIKAAYDAGARWIVLCDTNGGTMPAEVGRITGEVIAAGIPGDRLGIHTHNDTENAVACSLAAVDAGARQVQGTLNGLGERCGNANLTTLIPILLLKEPYTSRFDTGIPLGGLANLTQISRALDEILNRVPLKQAAFVGSSAFAHKAGLHASAILKDPSTYEHIDPAVVGNTRIIPMSNQAGQSNLRRRLESAGLTITKGDPALGQILDEVKAREAEGYSYDTAQASFELLARKALGQMPDLFEVKRYRVTVERRKNKYDQMVSLSEAVVVVKVDGEKRLSVSESMDTEGCDRGPVNALSKALVKDLGQYSALLEDMHLVDFKVRITQGGTEAVTRVIIDSEDGQGRRWSTVGVSANIVDASFEALLDAIRWKLIRDRKG, from the coding sequence ATGACCCTCGAACGCCTTTACCTTTACGACACCACGCTGCGCGACGGGCAGCAGACGCAAGGGGTGCAGTTTTCTACCGCTGAAAAGGTCATCATCGCCACTGCGCTCGACACTTTGGGCGTTGACTATATCGAAGGCGGCTGGCCGGGCGCGAACCCGACGGATAGTGCTTTTTTCGACGCCGCACCTACCACACGGGCACGAATGACGGCCTTTGGCATGACCAAGCGCAACGGCATGTCGGCGCAAAATGATGATGTACTTGCGGCGGTGATGAACGCGGGGACGGATACGGTCTGTCTGGTGGGCAAAACCCATGATTTCCACGTCTCGGCAGCCCTTGGCATCACGCTGGAAGAAAACACCGAGAATATCGCAAAGTCGATCGCGCATCTGGTGGCCCAAGGACGCGAGGCGTTGTTTGATGCCGAGCATTTCTTTGACGGCTACCGCGCCAACCCCGATTACGCCCTGACCGCGATCAAGGCGGCTTATGACGCGGGCGCGCGCTGGATTGTGCTGTGCGACACCAATGGCGGCACCATGCCAGCCGAGGTCGGGCGAATCACGGGCGAGGTCATCGCCGCAGGCATTCCCGGCGATCGTCTGGGCATCCACACCCATAATGACACCGAAAATGCGGTCGCCTGTTCGCTGGCCGCCGTTGATGCAGGTGCGCGGCAGGTACAGGGGACGTTGAATGGTCTGGGTGAACGCTGCGGCAATGCCAACCTGACCACGCTGATCCCGATCCTACTGCTGAAAGAACCCTATACCAGCCGCTTTGACACGGGAATCCCCTTGGGCGGCTTGGCCAACCTGACGCAGATCAGCCGCGCGCTGGACGAGATATTGAACCGCGTGCCGCTAAAGCAAGCGGCCTTTGTCGGGTCGTCGGCCTTTGCGCATAAAGCGGGGCTGCATGCCAGTGCAATCCTGAAGGACCCGTCCACCTACGAGCATATCGATCCCGCTGTAGTCGGCAATACGCGCATCATTCCCATGTCGAACCAGGCTGGCCAGTCCAACCTGCGCCGCCGACTTGAAAGCGCAGGGTTGACCATCACCAAGGGAGACCCCGCCTTGGGGCAGATCCTGGACGAGGTGAAAGCGCGCGAGGCCGAAGGCTATAGCTATGACACCGCGCAGGCGAGCTTTGAGCTGCTGGCGCGCAAGGCCTTGGGGCAGATGCCGGACCTGTTCGAGGTCAAACGCTACCGCGTCACCGTCGAACGGCGTAAAAACAAATATGACCAGATGGTCAGCCTGTCAGAGGCCGTTGTCGTTGTGAAGGTCGACGGCGAAAAACGTCTGTCGGTGAGCGAAAGTATGGACACAGAGGGCTGTGATCGCGGACCTGTCAATGCGCTGAGCAAGGCGTTGGTCAAAGATCTGGGGCAGTATTCTGCGTTACTCGAAGACATGCATCTGGTCGATTTCAAGGTGCGGATCACCCAAGGCGGCACCGAAGCGGTGACACGCGTTATCATCGACAGCGAAGACGGGCAGGGGCGACGCTGGTCCACGGTGGGCGTGTCGGCAAACATCGTTGATGCGTCATTCGAGGCGCTGCTGGACGCGATCCGCTGGAAGCTGATCCGGGACCGTAAAGGGTAA
- a CDS encoding squalene/phytoene synthase family protein yields MEFDADLNACAGIVERADPLRFRASMAAPVAARRVLFPLYAFNIEVARAPWVTQETMIAEMRLQWWRDVCDEIAKRGIVRRHEVATPLALAIAPEDAVLLDTLAATRRWDIYRDAFEDTVHFDAYIDQTTGNLMWVAARRLGPADEATVRDAAYGAGVAAWLHAIPQLVEQGRVPLLDGTDAGVVALAEKARARLQRARRNRNRISKAARPAMYSVGAADKVLSAAMASPARVSAGELPPMNDFPLSWRALSGRW; encoded by the coding sequence ATGGAGTTTGATGCCGATCTGAACGCCTGCGCGGGAATCGTCGAGCGTGCCGATCCGCTGCGGTTTCGCGCCAGCATGGCCGCACCTGTCGCAGCGCGGCGCGTGCTGTTCCCGCTTTATGCATTTAACATCGAAGTGGCGCGGGCCCCGTGGGTGACGCAGGAAACCATGATCGCAGAGATGCGTCTGCAATGGTGGCGCGACGTCTGTGACGAGATCGCAAAGCGCGGCATCGTGCGGCGGCACGAGGTGGCGACGCCCCTGGCGTTGGCCATCGCGCCCGAGGATGCGGTGCTGCTGGATACGCTGGCTGCGACGCGGCGGTGGGATATCTACCGCGACGCCTTTGAGGATACCGTGCATTTCGACGCCTATATTGACCAGACCACTGGCAATCTGATGTGGGTGGCTGCCCGCCGTCTGGGGCCGGCGGATGAGGCGACGGTACGAGATGCGGCCTATGGCGCGGGGGTGGCTGCATGGCTGCATGCAATCCCGCAGCTGGTCGAGCAGGGGCGCGTGCCGCTGTTGGACGGCACCGACGCAGGCGTCGTGGCGCTGGCGGAAAAGGCGCGGGCGCGGTTGCAGCGGGCACGGCGAAATCGCAACAGAATCTCCAAGGCGGCGCGTCCGGCGATGTATAGCGTGGGGGCTGCTGACAAGGTGCTCAGCGCGGCGATGGCATCTCCCGCACGCGTTAGCGCGGGGGAATTGCCGCCGATGAATGATTTCCCGCTGTCATGGCGTGCGCTGTCGGGGCGCTGGTAG
- a CDS encoding MFS transporter: MTVIDDTRAKRNVAVLVTAQAFLGSQMPMYFVVGGLAGQQLSPNVCLATLPISMIVFGSMTTAPWLSTVMQRFGRRAGFVTGAVGGMTGAALCAYALTVQSFMIFLLGSYLIGIYMSSQGFFRFAATDTASDAFRPKAISYVMAGGLISAIIGPQLVGFLTGANGDATVMRFYPVYLAAIALNAVGMVLFAFLNIPKPPVPAVDAPKGRSRMELLKTPRIAVAVICGMVSYALMNLVMTSTPLAVVGCGYDIVDASHVVTGHVLAMYAPSFFTGHLIAKFGVEKILGIGIVILAGAGMVALQGVDLNNFYIALILLGIGWNFGFIGATSMLAGAHEPHERGRMQGLNDLLVFGGVTFASLSSGGLMNCSGGNPVEGWAAVNIAMIPFLVLAGGSLIWLMLRQRSERV; this comes from the coding sequence ATGACAGTGATTGATGACACCCGCGCCAAGCGCAACGTTGCCGTGCTGGTGACCGCGCAGGCCTTTCTTGGCAGCCAGATGCCGATGTATTTTGTGGTTGGCGGATTGGCGGGGCAGCAGTTGTCGCCCAATGTCTGCCTTGCCACGCTGCCGATCTCGATGATCGTGTTCGGGTCGATGACCACGGCACCTTGGCTGTCAACTGTGATGCAGCGCTTTGGCCGCCGTGCGGGGTTCGTTACGGGCGCGGTTGGCGGTATGACGGGGGCCGCACTTTGTGCCTATGCGCTGACGGTGCAAAGCTTCATGATCTTCCTGCTGGGCAGTTATCTGATCGGCATCTACATGAGCTCCCAAGGCTTTTTCCGCTTCGCCGCCACGGACACCGCCTCTGACGCGTTCCGGCCCAAAGCGATTTCCTATGTTATGGCGGGCGGGTTGATCTCGGCCATCATCGGGCCGCAGCTGGTGGGCTTTCTGACCGGCGCGAACGGTGACGCGACCGTCATGCGCTTTTATCCGGTCTATCTGGCCGCGATTGCGCTGAACGCTGTAGGCATGGTGCTTTTCGCCTTTCTCAACATCCCCAAACCACCCGTGCCTGCCGTGGATGCACCCAAGGGCCGCAGCCGGATGGAGCTTTTGAAAACCCCGCGCATCGCCGTCGCAGTGATCTGCGGGATGGTGTCCTATGCGCTGATGAACCTCGTGATGACATCGACCCCGCTGGCGGTTGTGGGCTGCGGCTATGACATCGTCGATGCATCCCACGTGGTGACCGGCCACGTGCTTGCCATGTATGCGCCGTCATTTTTCACCGGTCACCTGATCGCGAAATTCGGGGTCGAGAAAATTCTTGGGATCGGAATCGTGATCCTCGCGGGGGCCGGTATGGTCGCCCTGCAGGGGGTTGACCTGAACAACTTCTACATCGCTCTGATCCTGCTTGGCATCGGTTGGAACTTTGGTTTTATCGGCGCGACATCTATGTTGGCCGGTGCGCACGAGCCCCATGAACGTGGGCGGATGCAGGGGCTGAACGATCTGCTGGTGTTTGGCGGCGTAACCTTCGCATCGCTGTCCAGCGGCGGGCTGATGAACTGTTCCGGCGGCAACCCTGTCGAAGGCTGGGCCGCCGTCAACATCGCGATGATCCCATTTCTGGTTCTAGCGGGCGGGTCATTGATCTGGCTGATGCTGCGCCAGCGCAGCGAGCGGGTCTAG
- a CDS encoding precorrin-6A/cobalt-precorrin-6A reductase — protein sequence MNQSPNILLIAGSAEAHEIAAAMAAAGVSARAVLRRAERSFGPLPVPSEIWSPRDVDEVEAYLRVHKFTAVLDAGHGFDADISQIAFGAAAQLNLPYVRIVRPMWDITAPAERAASVAEAALMIRSEARVFAATGRGTLDQYHPFSGARLYLRQTNAQARSALPPFAEAVFGQPPFTRAAEAELFRRLQIDTLVLRNVGGAPSRPKLDAALDLGLRVIAIDRPSPPAGAQALHGAEAGMTWIETLPRKGAGI from the coding sequence ATGAACCAGAGCCCGAATATCCTGCTGATCGCAGGCAGCGCTGAGGCGCATGAGATTGCTGCTGCCATGGCGGCGGCGGGCGTGTCTGCACGGGCGGTATTGCGACGGGCGGAGCGGAGCTTTGGCCCGCTGCCCGTACCTTCTGAAATCTGGTCACCGCGCGATGTGGATGAGGTTGAGGCCTATCTTCGAGTGCATAAATTTACCGCCGTTCTGGACGCGGGGCACGGGTTTGACGCTGATATATCCCAGATCGCTTTCGGCGCAGCGGCACAGCTGAACCTGCCCTATGTGCGAATAGTGCGGCCCATGTGGGATATCACCGCGCCAGCGGAGCGGGCTGCGTCAGTGGCCGAGGCCGCGCTGATGATCCGATCCGAGGCGCGCGTCTTTGCCGCGACCGGGCGGGGGACGTTAGACCAGTATCACCCTTTCTCAGGTGCGCGGCTGTATCTGCGTCAAACCAACGCACAGGCGCGATCCGCGCTGCCACCCTTTGCCGAAGCCGTCTTTGGTCAGCCGCCGTTTACGCGGGCAGCCGAAGCAGAATTGTTTCGCCGATTGCAGATCGACACGCTGGTCTTGCGCAATGTCGGAGGCGCGCCAAGCCGCCCTAAACTGGATGCGGCGCTTGACCTTGGGCTGCGGGTGATCGCCATTGACCGCCCCTCACCGCCCGCAGGCGCTCAGGCGCTGCATGGGGCAGAGGCGGGGATGACGTGGATCGAAACATTGCCACGCAAAGGGGCGGGCATATGA
- a CDS encoding DNA-3-methyladenine glycosylase family protein: protein MSIGPIITCDADVAEGAAWLAAQVPQFAIALDATGALPLRLRSDGFDALIGAIISQQVSVASANAMRAKMDAAGLTHEAAIIAAGEDGLRNAGLSRQKIRYALALAEAGIDYPALHDVPDALVIETLTAVPGVGLWTAQIYAMFSLGRADILPQGDLALQEAAKILFDLPERPKPKQLASMAQDWSPWRSVAARILFSYYRVAKQREGIS from the coding sequence ATGAGCATTGGTCCGATCATCACCTGCGACGCCGATGTCGCCGAAGGTGCCGCGTGGCTGGCAGCACAGGTGCCGCAATTCGCGATCGCGCTGGACGCCACTGGCGCGCTTCCGTTACGGCTGCGCAGTGACGGGTTTGACGCGCTGATCGGGGCGATCATCAGTCAGCAAGTCTCGGTCGCGTCGGCAAACGCCATGCGGGCCAAGATGGATGCAGCGGGGCTGACCCATGAGGCGGCGATTATTGCCGCGGGTGAAGATGGCTTGCGCAATGCGGGCCTGAGCCGGCAGAAAATTCGCTATGCGCTGGCGCTGGCAGAAGCGGGGATCGACTATCCCGCGTTGCACGATGTGCCGGACGCCCTGGTGATTGAAACGCTGACGGCGGTGCCCGGTGTCGGGCTGTGGACGGCGCAGATCTATGCGATGTTTTCGCTGGGCCGCGCCGATATCCTGCCCCAAGGCGATCTGGCCTTGCAAGAGGCGGCAAAAATCCTGTTTGATCTGCCAGAGCGACCAAAGCCAAAACAGCTTGCATCAATGGCGCAGGATTGGTCGCCATGGCGATCGGTTGCAGCCCGCATCTTGTTTTCGTACTACCGCGTGGCAAAACAACGGGAAGGGATTTCATGA
- a CDS encoding alpha/beta hydrolase translates to MTRVLNAERREPVSGETRSAVVFLHGYGANGADLLGLADPLAEHLPDTLFVAPDAPEACAGAPMGFQWFPIPWIDNSSEEEAERGMMQAVDDLNAFLDALMVDEDLLPEQVVLFGFSQGTMMALHVAPRREDAVAGVVAFSGRLLSPESLKDEIVVRPPVLLVHGDADDVVPPQSLPQAAETLQEAGWTDVFAHIMKGTGHGIAPDGLSVALAFMRDKLGL, encoded by the coding sequence ATGACACGAGTACTAAACGCAGAGCGCCGCGAACCGGTCTCGGGGGAAACGCGGTCTGCCGTCGTGTTCCTGCATGGCTATGGCGCGAATGGTGCCGATCTGCTGGGGCTTGCCGACCCGTTGGCTGAACATCTGCCCGATACACTGTTCGTGGCCCCCGATGCGCCCGAAGCCTGCGCTGGCGCGCCCATGGGATTCCAGTGGTTCCCGATCCCGTGGATCGACAATTCGTCGGAAGAGGAAGCAGAACGCGGCATGATGCAGGCAGTCGATGACCTGAATGCCTTTCTCGACGCGCTGATGGTGGACGAAGACCTGCTGCCCGAACAGGTTGTGCTGTTTGGCTTTTCCCAAGGGACAATGATGGCGCTTCATGTCGCACCGCGGCGCGAGGATGCAGTGGCTGGCGTTGTAGCATTCTCGGGTCGCTTGCTGTCACCTGAAAGCCTGAAAGACGAAATCGTCGTACGCCCTCCGGTGCTGCTGGTGCATGGTGATGCGGATGATGTCGTCCCACCGCAGTCCTTGCCCCAAGCCGCAGAGACGCTGCAAGAAGCCGGCTGGACGGATGTCTTTGCCCATATCATGAAGGGTACAGGCCACGGGATCGCCCCCGATGGGCTGAGCGTGGCGCTTGCCTTTATGCGCGACAAACTGGGTCTTTGA
- a CDS encoding HNH endonuclease, producing the protein MDGDFRTEFTRSPAGLKNKPALVLNADYRPLSYYPLSLWPWQEAVKAKWLDRVDIVAEYDDYVHSPSMQIRIPSVVVLKDYVKPQKRVAFTRFNLFLRDEFCCQYCGARGDLTFDHVVPRAAGGITSWQNVVAACSPCNLKKGSKALHLTGFQLRKPPRQPQAEDLRNMGRKFPPNHLHESWMDFLYWDAELQA; encoded by the coding sequence ATGGACGGCGACTTTAGGACTGAATTTACGCGAAGCCCGGCAGGGCTGAAAAACAAACCGGCCCTTGTGCTGAATGCGGACTATAGACCTTTGTCTTATTACCCGCTGTCGCTTTGGCCTTGGCAAGAAGCCGTCAAAGCCAAATGGCTTGATCGGGTGGATATCGTCGCCGAGTATGACGATTATGTTCACAGCCCGTCGATGCAAATTCGCATCCCGTCGGTGGTTGTTCTCAAAGATTATGTCAAACCTCAAAAGCGCGTGGCCTTCACGCGCTTTAATTTATTTCTGAGGGATGAATTTTGCTGCCAGTACTGCGGCGCGCGCGGGGATCTGACGTTTGATCACGTGGTGCCACGCGCGGCAGGCGGGATCACCAGCTGGCAAAATGTCGTCGCGGCCTGTAGCCCCTGTAATCTGAAAAAAGGGTCCAAAGCACTGCACCTGACCGGGTTCCAGCTGCGCAAGCCACCGCGCCAGCCGCAGGCCGAAGACCTGCGTAACATGGGCCGAAAATTCCCGCCTAATCACCTGCACGAAAGCTGGATGGATTTTCTGTATTGGGACGCTGAGCTCCAAGCCTGA
- a CDS encoding ROK family transcriptional regulator → MQDNPSHADRPTRGSNQSGMRAYNERLVLSLLRRNGPTPKAEVARATGLSAQTVSVIMRALEADGMLKKGVRVKGRVGQPSVPIGLDPNGAFFLGLKVGRRSVELILTDFAGKVLRHSSEVYGHPTPSAVMGFTERALEKMRATLSATQRRRTAGLGVALPFNMWAWDVANQSLGAWRDFDIVAALAKFVEGPIYLCNDASAACGAELVFGAHDKPREFLYFYIGYFVGGGLVLDNKLYTGKSGDAGALGSMPVAGSGTSGQQLVDVASLSTLEAMLHDAGESHSHGWNDPAAWQFPRDIRDSWLDAAAKALAQAIRAATCLIDFDTVMIDGSLAEETRADLVVRTRRALDLHHLPGVNTPEVREGTIGADARALGAASLPLSDRFLVDRDAFLKG, encoded by the coding sequence TTGCAGGACAATCCATCGCACGCCGACCGACCGACGCGCGGGTCAAACCAAAGCGGGATGCGGGCCTATAACGAAAGGCTTGTTCTGTCTCTGTTGCGCCGTAACGGGCCAACACCCAAGGCCGAAGTCGCCCGCGCGACGGGGCTCTCTGCGCAAACTGTCTCGGTCATCATGCGCGCGCTCGAAGCCGACGGCATGCTGAAAAAGGGTGTGCGGGTAAAAGGCAGGGTAGGGCAGCCATCTGTTCCAATCGGGCTAGACCCCAACGGTGCATTCTTCCTTGGACTGAAGGTCGGTCGGCGTAGCGTAGAGCTGATCCTCACCGATTTCGCGGGGAAGGTGCTGCGCCACAGCAGCGAGGTTTATGGCCATCCGACCCCGAGCGCGGTTATGGGATTCACTGAGCGGGCGTTAGAAAAAATGCGCGCCACTCTATCCGCCACACAGCGCAGGCGGACGGCGGGATTGGGCGTCGCGCTGCCGTTCAACATGTGGGCATGGGACGTCGCAAACCAAAGCCTCGGTGCGTGGCGGGACTTCGATATCGTGGCGGCGTTGGCAAAGTTTGTTGAGGGCCCAATCTACCTATGCAATGACGCTTCGGCGGCCTGCGGGGCGGAGCTGGTGTTCGGTGCTCACGATAAACCGCGCGAGTTCCTTTACTTTTATATCGGTTATTTTGTCGGCGGTGGACTGGTGCTCGACAACAAGCTTTATACCGGCAAAAGCGGTGACGCAGGGGCGCTTGGCTCCATGCCGGTCGCGGGTTCGGGTACATCCGGACAGCAGCTCGTTGATGTCGCGTCTCTTTCCACGCTGGAGGCGATGCTGCATGATGCTGGCGAGAGCCACAGCCATGGCTGGAACGATCCGGCGGCGTGGCAGTTCCCACGAGACATTCGGGATAGTTGGCTGGATGCGGCCGCCAAGGCATTGGCACAGGCGATCCGTGCCGCGACCTGTCTGATCGATTTCGACACCGTGATGATCGATGGCTCGCTGGCCGAAGAGACCCGTGCCGACCTGGTTGTGCGGACCCGGCGCGCGCTCGACCTCCACCACTTGCCCGGTGTGAATACTCCCGAAGTGCGCGAAGGTACCATCGGTGCCGACGCGCGTGCGCTTGGTGCGGCGAGCCTACCGCTCTCGGACCGTTTCCTCGTCGACCGCGACGCATTTTTGAAAGGTTAA
- a CDS encoding carbohydrate kinase family protein has translation MILCCGEALIDMIPTPTNAGPDGFVPHAGGAVFNTSIALGRLGAQVGMLSGLSSDRFGQQLVNGLKESHVDVSHLIVSDRPTTLAFVRLIGGHATYDFYDENSAGRMITADELPALSDEVSALYFGGISLACEPGADTYAALLARNADGRAVMIDPNIRPGFIKDIARYRARLDHMLALADIVKVSDEDLNWINPAPLALRDKVADLLNKGPSVVILTRGSEGATGYLADGAEVQVPALKTEVVDTVGAGDTFNAGVLAKMSELGQLHKDALRRLTPEVLAKTLAYGAQVAAVTVSRAGANPPWIEEMRQGPQ, from the coding sequence ATGATCCTTTGCTGCGGAGAAGCTCTGATCGATATGATCCCGACACCAACCAATGCTGGTCCTGACGGTTTCGTGCCGCATGCGGGAGGGGCGGTTTTTAATACATCCATCGCTTTGGGGCGGCTCGGGGCGCAGGTGGGGATGCTCTCGGGTCTATCGTCCGACAGGTTCGGGCAGCAATTGGTCAATGGCCTCAAGGAGAGCCATGTAGATGTGTCGCATCTTATTGTCTCCGACCGACCGACGACACTTGCGTTTGTACGGCTGATCGGCGGCCACGCGACCTATGATTTCTATGACGAGAACTCGGCCGGGCGCATGATCACGGCAGACGAACTGCCCGCGCTTTCGGATGAGGTTTCGGCGCTGTATTTCGGCGGCATCAGCCTGGCGTGCGAGCCGGGCGCAGATACCTACGCCGCGCTGCTGGCGCGCAATGCCGACGGGCGTGCGGTGATGATCGACCCCAATATCCGCCCGGGTTTCATCAAGGATATAGCGCGTTACCGCGCGCGGCTCGATCATATGCTGGCGCTGGCGGACATTGTGAAAGTCTCGGACGAGGATCTTAACTGGATCAACCCCGCGCCGCTCGCGCTCCGAGATAAGGTGGCAGATCTTCTGAATAAGGGACCGTCGGTCGTCATCCTTACACGCGGAAGCGAGGGGGCCACAGGCTATTTGGCGGATGGCGCAGAAGTGCAAGTGCCCGCTTTGAAAACGGAAGTTGTCGATACGGTCGGGGCTGGGGATACGTTCAACGCAGGTGTTCTGGCAAAAATGTCAGAGCTCGGGCAGTTGCACAAAGACGCCCTGAGACGCCTCACGCCTGAGGTGCTAGCAAAAACATTGGCCTATGGCGCGCAGGTCGCCGCGGTGACTGTTTCGCGTGCCGGTGCCAATCCGCCGTGGATCGAAGAGATGAGACAGGGTCCGCAATGA
- a CDS encoding LacI family DNA-binding transcriptional regulator gives MGEKRIRNMEEFAAVSGISRPTLSKYFNDPDSVRRTTRERIEAALSQYDYRPNVYAVNQNRRKTRNIGIVVPNLADPFFSEIGREVELACMAAGYSPILLSSHGNPAQERVNLESLRALKPAGVLLAPFGKASDSADIERFSKDVPVVTFDANIEGVCEAFVGTDNFQCVDLMVEYLCRSGEPPCFFEMKTPSNPNANKRRQAYLEAMARHGFAPHIHQVPGEGWKFEEIGATEGGKLMAAGAFETDTVLCSNDRLAIGMLSAAYELGMQVGHGKGCVMRIAGQDDHPFSRYTCPPLTTIAQDYGAIANRAASTLFGIIESETRLTEREETLFEGTLVMRASA, from the coding sequence ATGGGTGAGAAAAGAATCCGTAACATGGAGGAATTTGCCGCCGTCAGTGGGATCTCTCGGCCCACGCTATCAAAGTATTTCAACGACCCTGACAGTGTAAGGCGCACCACCCGCGAACGGATCGAAGCGGCGCTAAGCCAGTATGACTACCGGCCCAATGTCTATGCGGTAAACCAAAATCGCCGCAAGACGCGCAACATCGGCATCGTCGTGCCCAACCTCGCTGACCCTTTCTTTTCCGAGATCGGGCGCGAGGTAGAACTTGCCTGTATGGCAGCAGGCTATAGCCCCATATTGCTCAGCTCGCACGGCAACCCCGCACAGGAGCGGGTTAATCTGGAATCCCTGAGGGCACTTAAACCGGCGGGCGTTTTGCTGGCACCGTTTGGCAAAGCCTCTGACAGCGCCGATATTGAACGCTTTAGCAAAGACGTCCCCGTTGTGACCTTTGATGCAAATATCGAAGGAGTCTGCGAGGCGTTCGTCGGAACCGACAATTTTCAATGTGTCGATCTGATGGTTGAATACCTGTGTCGCAGCGGCGAGCCACCGTGTTTTTTCGAAATGAAGACCCCAAGCAACCCCAACGCCAACAAACGTCGTCAGGCCTATCTGGAGGCAATGGCGCGTCACGGGTTTGCGCCACATATCCATCAGGTGCCTGGCGAGGGGTGGAAGTTTGAAGAGATTGGCGCCACCGAAGGCGGGAAACTGATGGCAGCGGGGGCGTTCGAGACGGATACGGTGCTATGCTCGAACGACCGACTGGCCATCGGGATGCTGTCGGCAGCCTATGAACTGGGGATGCAGGTCGGTCATGGCAAGGGCTGTGTCATGCGGATCGCAGGGCAGGATGACCACCCGTTTTCGCGTTACACATGCCCGCCGCTGACCACCATCGCACAGGATTATGGCGCCATCGCGAATCGTGCAGCCAGCACCTTGTTCGGTATCATCGAAAGCGAAACCCGGCTGACCGAACGCGAAGAGACGTTGTTTGAGGGAACGCTGGTCATGCGGGCGTCGGCGTAA